The proteins below come from a single Jaculus jaculus isolate mJacJac1 chromosome X, mJacJac1.mat.Y.cur, whole genome shotgun sequence genomic window:
- the Plxnb3 gene encoding plexin-B3 isoform X3: MHQAAQKTSLLHSLVAVPEMAFWPPFRLLLLLLLPPPSTGARRFSAPNTTFNHLVMEPGRGTLYIGAVNHLFQLSPELHVEAVAVTGPVIDSPDCVPFRDPAECPQAQLTNNANQLLLVSSGAQELVACGQVRQGVCEKRRLRDVAQLLYQAEDPGDGQFVAANTPGVATVGLVVSLPGRDLLLVARGLAGKLSAGVPPLTVRQLAGPQPFSSEGLGRLVVGDFSDYNNSYVGAFADAHSAYFVFRRRGSRAQAEYRSYVARVCLGDTNLYSYVEVPLSCHGQGLIHAAFLAPGTLLGAFATGPSGAQAALCAFPLAKLNRSMEQARRLCYTAGGRGPSGMEEATVEYGVTSRCVTLPPDSPESYPCGDEHTPSPIAGRQPLEAEPLLHLGQPISAVAALQVDGHTIAFLGDTQGQLHKVFLNSSQGQVYHTQQVGPPGSAISPDLLLDSSGNQLYVLTAQQVDRVPVADCPQFPDCTSCLQARDPLCGWCVLQGKCTRKSKCERAAQPNQWLWSYEEDSCLHIQSLQPAQHPRQEQGQVTLSIPRLPTLAMDEYFHCAFGDYDSLAHVEGSHVTCITPPQDMVPFNPPGTDHVTLPLALMFENVVVADTNFSFYDCSAVRALEVAAPCRTCVSSLWRCHWCPQSSQCVYGEHCPEGEKTVYSAQEVDIQVRGPEACPQVEGLAGPHLVPVGWKSHLSLRVQNLQYFQGQSAHYDCWLELPGGRQRLPASLEETAGNTGLIHCQDHQFHLAMSQRELLVPIYVTRGEVQRLDNARALHVTLYDCAVGHPDCSHCQAANGSLSCLWCGDGQPACRYGPLCPPEAVEQLCPTPTIDSIEPLTGPPEGGLALTILGSNLGRAFADVQDAVSVAGQPCRPDPSLYRTSARIVCVTSPAPNGTAGPVQVAIKSRPPGISTQYFTYQDPVLLSLSPRWGPQAGGTQLTIHGQRLQTGDNISAFVGSQPCPIQEPVCPEAIVCRTMPQAEPGEAVVLVIFGHAERKLLTSPFRYTANPQLMAAEPSVSFRGGGRLIRVRGTGLDVVWQPLLSVWLEAEAQMNALGTQPQDPNPRRSCGAPAAEPQDCIQIKRGLLQCSTVCSVNSSSLLLCHSPAVPDGALPKRVFFALDNVHVDFASANGGQGFSYQPNPRLAPLTREGLTHPYRLKPGHVLDVEGEGLNLGISKEEVRVHIGDGECLVKTLTVTHLYCEPPPRAPLPANGSGTLPQFVVQMGNVRLALGPVQYEAEPTIPAFPVEAQVGLGVGAAVLIAAVLLLTLMYRHKSKQALRDYQKVLVQLENLETGVGDQCRKEFTDLMTEMTDLSSDLEASGIPFLDYRTYAERAFFPGHGGCPLQPELEQPGEEGRRATVRQGLTQLSNLLNSKLFLLTLIHTLEEQPGFSQRDRCHVASLLSLALHSKLEYLTDIMRTLLGDLAAHYVHKNPKLMLRRTETMVEKLLTNWLSICLYAFLREVAGEPLYMLFRAIKYQVDKGPVDAVTGKAKRTLNDSHLLREDVEFQPLTLMVLLGPGAGGVAGGSEIQRVPARVLDTDTITQVKEKVLDQVYKGTPFSQRPSVHTLDLEWRSGLAGHLTLSDEDLTSVTQNHWKRLNTLQHYKVPDGATVGLIPQLHNGGTVSQSLAQIGCPPGENTHMLEDGEEGGVRLWHLVKATEESEGAKARRSSLRERERERARAKAIPEIYLTRLLSMKGTLQKFVDDTFQAILSVNRPVPIAVKYLFDFLDELAEKHGIEDPETLHIWKTNSLLLRFWVNTLKNPQLIFDVRVSDNVDAILAVIAQTFIDSCTISEHKVGRDSPVNKLLYAREIPRYKRMVEKYYADIHQSSPASYQEMNSALAELSGNYTSAPHCLQALQELYNHIHRSSVLWRRTLWPRRCSWPAACSRSLPW; encoded by the exons ATGCACCAAGCTGCCCAGAAGACCTCACTGCTTCACTCCCTAGTGGCG GTCCCCGAAATGGCTTTCTGGCCTCCCTTccgcctcctgctgctgctcctatTGCCGCCACCTTCAACTGGAGCCCGTCGCTTCTCTGCACCCAACACCACCTTCAACCATCTGGTGATGGAGCCAGGCAGAGGCACACTCTACATAGGCGCAGTGAACCACCTCTTCCAGCTCAGTCCAGAGCTGCACGTAGAGGCTGTGGCTGTCACTGGCCCTGTCATCGACAGTCCTGACTGTGTGCCTTTTCGTGACCCAGCCGAGTGCCCACAGGCTCAGCTCACTAATAATGCCAACCAGCTCTTGCTGGTGAGCAGCGGGGCCCAGGAGCTGGTGGCTTGTGGGCAGGTGAGGCAAGGTGTATGTGAGAAGCGGCGGcttagggatgtggctcagctcCTATAccaggctgaagaccctggtgatGGGCAGTTTGTGGCTGCCAACACCCCAGGAGTGGCCACGGTGGGCCTTGTGGTGTCCCTGCCAGGCCGGGACCTCCTACTGGTGGCCAGAGGCCTGGCAGGCAAACTGTCAGCAGGGGTGCCACCCCTAACTGTACGCCAGCTGGCTGGACCCCAGCCCTTCTCCAGCGAGGGACTGGGACGCCTTGTGGTGGGTGACTTCTCAGACTACAACAACAGCTACGTGGGGGCCTTTGCGGATGCCCACTCTGCCTACTTCGTCTTCCGCCGCCGTGGGTCCCGGGCCCAGGCGGAGTACCGCTCCTATGTGGCCCGAGTCTGCCTGGGGGACACTAACCTCTACTCCTATGTGGAAGTGCCCCTTTCCTGCCATGGCCAAGGCCTCATCCACGCTGCCTTCCTGGCCCCTGGCACCTTGCTAGGTGCGTTTGCCACAGGCCCCAGCGGGGCCCAGGCAGCCCTGTGTGCCTTTCCCCTGGCCAAGCTGAACAGGAGCATGGAGCAGGCCCGGCGACTCTGTTACACCGCCGGAGGTCGGGGCCCCAGCGGCATGGAGGAAGCTACTGTGGAGTATGGTGTCACGTCACGCTGCGTCACCCTGCCCCCT GACTCCCCTGAGTCTTACCCCTGCGGCGATGAACACACCCCCAGCCCCATCGCGGGCCGCCAGCCCCTGGAGGCCGAGCCTCTGCTGCACCTGGGGCAGCCCATCAGTGCCGTGGCAGCTCTCCAGGTGGATGGGCACACGATAGCCTTCTTGGGGGACACCCAGGGCCAACTACATAAG GTTTTTCTCAACAGCTCCCAAGGCCAGGTGTACCACACTCAGCAAGTGGGGCCTCCAGGCTCAGCCATAAGCCCAGACCTGCTGCTAGACAGCAGTGGGAACCAACTCTATGTTTTAACTGCCCAGCAG GTCGACCGAGTACCGGTGGCAGACTGCCCCCAGTTTCCCGACTGTACCAGCTGCCTCCAGGCCAGGGACCCACTGTGCGGCTGGTGTGTCCTGCAGGGCAA GTGTACACGGAAGAGCAAGTGTGAACGGGCAGCCCAGCCGAACCAGTGGCTGTGGAGCTATGAGGAAGACAGCTGTCTCCacatccagagcctgcagccGGCCCAGCACCCTCGCCAGGAGCAAGGGCAG GTCACCTTGTCTATTCCCCGGTTGCCCACCCTGGCCATGGATGAATACTTCCATTGTGCCTTTGGGGACTATGAcagtctggctcatgtggaagGATCCCATGTGACCTGCATTACCCCCCCTCAAGACATGGTTCCATTCAATCCTCCAGGCACAG ACCATGTCACCTTGCCCCTGGCCCTGATGTTTGAGAATGTGGTGGTGGCAGACACCAACTTCTCCTTCTACGACTGCAGTGCTGTCCGCGCCTTGGAGGTGGCTGCCCC GTGCCGCACCTGTGTGAGCAGCCTCTGGCGGTGCCACTGGTGCCCACAGAGCAGCCAGTGTGTGTACGGGGAACACTGCCCAGAGGGTGAGAAGACTGTCTACAGTGCCCAGGAG GTGGACATCCAGGTGCGTGGCCCAGAGGCTTGTCCCCAGGTTGAGGGCCTGGCAGGTCCTCACTTGGTGCCTGTGGGTTGGAAGAGCCATTTGTCCCTGAGAGTTCAGAACCTTCAATATTTCCAA GGCCAGTCTGCCCACTATGACTGCTGGCTGGAGCTGCCTGGGGGTCGGCAAAGGCTCCCTGCCTCTCTGGAGGAGACAGCAGGGAACACCGGCCTCATTCACTGCCAAGACCACCAG TTCCACCTCGCCATGTCCCAGCGGGAGCTCCTGGTGCCCATTTATGTGACCCGGGGTGAGGTCCAGAGACTGGACAATGCTCGTGCTCTTCATG TGACCCTGTATGACTGTGCCGTGGGCCACCCTGACTGTAGCCACTGCCAGGCGGCCAATGGGAGTCTAAGCTGCCTGTGGTGTGGCGATGGCCAGCCTGCCTGTCGCTATGGGCCACTATGCCCACCAGAGGCTGTAGAACAGTTATGCCCCACACCTACCATTGATTCG ATTGAGCCCCTGACTGGCCCCCCAGAGGGTGGTTTGGCCCTCACCATCCTTGGCTCCAACCTGGGCCGGGCCTTTGCAGACGTGCAAGATGCTGTGAGTGTGGCCGGCCAGCCTTGCCGCCCTGACCCCTCTCTCTACCGCACCTCTGCCCG GATTGTGTGTGTGACATCTCCTGCCCCCAATGGCACTGCTGGACCAGTCCAAGTGGCCATTAAGAGTCGTCCACCTGGCATTTCAACCCAGTATTTCACCTACCAG GACCCCGTCCTGCTGAGCCTGAGTCCTAGATGGGGCCCCCAGGCAGGAGGCACTCAGCTCACCATCCACGGGCAGCGCCTCCAAACAGGAGACAACATCAGTGCCTTTGTGGGAAGTCAGCCCTGTCCCAT CCAGGAGCCAGTGTGTCCCGAGGCCATCGTGTGCCGCACCATGCCCCAGGCCGAGCCAGGAGAAGCGGTGGTTCTTGTGATCTTCGGCCATGCAGAACGCAAACTGCTCACCAGCCCCTTTCGCTACACTGCCaacccccagctgatggcagcagAGCCCAGCGTCAGCTTCCGGGG GGGTGGAAGGCTGATCCGTGTCAGGGGCACAGGCCTGGATGTGGTGTGGCAGCCCCTGTTGTCTGTGTGGCTCGAGGCTGAGGCCCAGATGAATGCTTTGGGGACCCAGCCCCAGGACCCCAACCCAAGGAGGAGCTGTGGTGCCCCCGCTGCGGAACCCCAGGATTGTATCCAGATTAAGAGAGGTTTGCTACAG TGCTCCACGGTGTGTTCTGTCAACTCGTCCAGCCTTCTTCTGTGCCACAGCCCAGCGGTGCCTGATGGAGCCCTCCCAAAGAGAGTCTTCTTTGCCCTAGACAATGTGCACGTGGACTTCGCCAGTGCCAACGGAGGCCAGGGCTTCTCGTACCAGCCCAATCCGCGGCTGGCCCCACTCACTCGAGAGGGGCTCACCCACCCCTACCGCCTCAAGCCGGGTCATGTTCTGGATGTGGAG GGTGAGGGCCTGAACCTGGGGATCAGCAAGGAGGAGGTGCGAGTGCACATTGGAGATGGCGAGTGCCTGGTAAAGACCCTGACTGTCACCCACCTCTACTGCGAGCCGCCGCCGCGGGCCCCTCTGCCAGCCAATGGCTCCGGCACCCTGCCGCAGTTTGTG GTGCAGATGGGCAACGTTCGCCTGGCCCTGGGCCCTGTGCAATATGAGGCAGAGCCCACGATACCAGCCTTCCCTGTGGAGGCCCAGGTGGGCCTAGGCGTGGGTGCTGCTGTCCTGATCGCCGCGGTGCTCCTTCTAACCCTCATGTACAG GCACAAAAGCAAGCAGGCCCTTCGAGACTACCAGAAAGTGCTGGTGCAGCTGGAGAACCTGGAGACAGGCGTGGGTGATCAGTGCCGCAAGGAGTTCACAG ATCTGATGACTGAGATGACAGACCTCAGCAGTGACCTGGAAGCCAGCGGAATCCCCTTCCTGGACTATCGCACATACGCGGAGCGTGCCTTCTTCCCTGGCCATGGAGGCTGCCCGCTGCAGCCTGAGCTCGAACAGCCTGGGGAAGAGGGTCGCCGTGCCactgtgcgccagggcctcacgCAGCTCTCCAACCTGCTCAACAGCAAGCTCTTTCTCCTCACA CTCATCCACACTTTGGAAGAGCAGCCGGGCTTCTCTCAGAGGGACCGCTGCCACGTGGCTTCACTGCTGTCTCTGGCGCTGCACAGCAAACTTGAGTACTTGACTGACATCATGAGGACTCTGCTTGGCGACCTGGCAGCCCATTATGTACACAAAAACCCCAAGCTCATGTTGCGCAG GACAGAGACCATGGTAGAAAAGCTGCTCACCAACTGGCTGTCCATCTGTCTCTACGCCTTCCTGAGG GAAGTGGCTGGGGAGCCACTGTACATGCTTTTCCGGGCCATCAAGTACCAGGTGGACAAGGGCCCTGTGGATGCGGTGACAGGCAAGGCAAAACGGACTctgaatgatagccacctgctgcgAGAGGATGTGGAGTTCCAGCCTCTGACTCTGATGGTGTTGCTGGGACCTGGGGCTGGTGGAGTGGCAGGGGGAAGTGAGATACAGCGAGTGCCAGCCCGGGTGCTCGACACGGACACCATCACCCAGGTCAAGGAGAAGGTGTTGGACCAAGTCTACAAGGGCACCCCCTTCTCCCAGAGGCCTTCAGTGCACACCTTAGATCTGG AGTGGCGCTCAGGACTGGCTGGTCACCTAACCCTGTCAGATGAAGACTTGACCTCGGTGACTCAAAACCACTGGAAGAGACTCAACACCCTGCAACACTACAAG GTCCCAGATGGAGCAACAGTGGGGCTCATCCCTCAGCTGCACAATGGTGgcactgtctcccagagcctgGCGCAGATCGGCTGCCCCCCTGGAGAAA ACACCCACATGCTGGAGGACGGTGAGGAGGGTGGGGTGCGACTCTGGCACCTGGTAAAAGCCACCGAGGAGTCCGAAGGAGCAAAAGCACGACGCAGCAGCCTCCGGGAGCGTGAACGGGAGCGGGCGCGGGCCAAGGCCATTCCAGAAATCTACCTCACCCGCCTGCTCTCCATGAAG GGCACCTTGCAGAAGTTTGTGGATGACACCTTCCAGGCCATTCTCAGCGTGAATCGACCTGTGCCCATCGCCGTCAAGTATCTGTTTGACTTCCTGGATGAGCTGGCAGAAAAGCATGGCATCGAGGACCCAGAGACCCTGCACATCTGGAAGACAAACAG CCTGCTGCTGCGGTTCTGGGTGAACACCTTGAAGAACCCACAGCTCATCTTCGATGTGCGGGTGTCAGATAACGTGGACGCCATCTTGGCTGTCATCGCACAGACCTTCATTGACTCCTGCACCATCTCAGAGCATAAAGTGGGCCGG GATTCCCCAGTGAACAAACTGCTCTACGCCCGGGAGATCCCTCGCTACAAGCGGATGGTGGAGAA ATACTATGCGGACATTCACCAGAGCTCTCCGGCAAGCTACCAGGAGATGAACTCAGCTCTAGCTGAGCTCTCTGGG AACTACACGTCCGCTCCCCACTGTCTACAGGCTCTGCAGGAACTCTACAACCACATCCACAG ATCATCAGTGCTCTGGAGGAGGACCCTGTGGCCCAGAAGATGCAGCTGGCCTGCCGCCTGCAGCAGATCGCTGCCCTGGTAG